In Roseofilum casamattae BLCC-M143, the following proteins share a genomic window:
- a CDS encoding cytochrome-c peroxidase, which produces MTSIAVAAANEPVAPIPLAIDLDRRKVALGDKLFHDPQLSRDGSISCASCHVLSLGGVDRRQQSIGIDGLKGDFNAPTILNSVFNFRQFWDGRVETLEEQIDGPVHDSREMDSNWPEIAAKLKADRDYRQQFRQIYARGIVPNSIRNAIATYESSLITPNSRFDRFLRGDKKSLSITEKEGYQRFQDYGCISCHQGVNLGGNMFQSFGIFGDYFADRGEINKADLGRYNVTQKESDRYVFKVPSLRNIARTSPYFHDGSVESLAEAVKIMGRYQLGRSLKPNEIDKIVQFLNTLTGELPN; this is translated from the coding sequence GTGACTTCGATCGCAGTCGCAGCAGCCAATGAACCCGTTGCTCCCATTCCTCTGGCGATCGATTTAGATCGTCGTAAAGTTGCTTTGGGAGACAAACTTTTTCACGATCCTCAGCTTTCTCGCGATGGCAGTATTTCTTGTGCTAGTTGTCATGTATTATCATTGGGAGGTGTCGATCGACGACAACAATCTATTGGCATCGATGGATTGAAAGGAGACTTCAACGCACCAACAATATTGAATAGCGTCTTTAACTTCCGCCAGTTTTGGGATGGACGTGTTGAAACCCTTGAAGAACAAATCGACGGACCCGTTCATGACTCTCGAGAAATGGACTCGAATTGGCCGGAGATCGCGGCCAAACTGAAAGCCGATCGCGACTATCGTCAGCAATTTCGCCAAATTTATGCTCGGGGTATTGTCCCCAACAGCATTCGCAATGCGATCGCGACCTATGAGAGTTCTCTGATTACCCCGAATTCTCGCTTCGATCGCTTTTTACGCGGGGACAAAAAATCCCTCAGTATTACAGAAAAAGAAGGATATCAACGCTTTCAGGATTATGGGTGTATCAGTTGTCATCAGGGGGTCAATTTAGGGGGCAATATGTTCCAAAGTTTTGGCATTTTTGGCGACTATTTTGCAGATCGGGGCGAAATTAACAAAGCCGATCTCGGACGCTATAACGTTACCCAAAAAGAAAGCGATCGCTATGTCTTTAAAGTTCCCAGCCTTCGTAATATTGCGCGAACCTCACCTTACTTTCATGATGGTTCCGTAGAGAGTCTCGCTGAAGCCGTAAAAATCATGGGTCGCTACCAACTCGGACGCTCTCTCAAACCCAACGAAATTGATAAAATTGTTCAGTTTCTCAATACATTAACGGGAGAACTACCCAATTGA